CGCAGCACCTCGGCGGCCCGGGCCATGTCTTCTTTCGTCATCGAGCGGGTGGAGCGTTCGAAGGCGTCGGCGGCTTGCTTGACGGACTTTTTTTCCTGCAAGCGGACCTTGGCCACAAGCAGCTGGTGCTTGTCGTCCCAGTCGAAACTGCAACTGAGGCCGGCCAGCTTGACGTTGGTGTGGCCGATGGTGGCGTTTGCCGGCAAGCCGAAGGTCCTGGCGACGGCGGAGTCGGCAATCAGCGGGCAGGGACCCTTGGCAAATTCCGCGTCGAAGGCTGCGTGGGCCGAAGCAGTCAGGCAGACGAGCAGCGTGCCCGCGCCGACGGCGCGGGCCAGGCCTGTGGGCATCGGCACGTTCAGCTCACTGGTTCAGGATGACCTGGGCGATCACGCCCGTGGCGATGGCCACCAGCACGTAGTCCGCGCCGTACTGCACCCAGTGGTAGCCGCGCGGCGGGCGGCTCAGGCGGTGGGCGCGCCAGTTGTTGACCACATAGTGGCGCGAGCGGTATTGCGACGGCAGGCGCTCGCCCCTGCGCCAGCGGCGGTAGGCGTTGCCATGGTGCCTGACGGCGGGCCCGCGCGGCGGACGGTGGGGCGCGGGCCTGCCGTGGCCGCGCCGGTCGTGCCGGTCATGTCGCGGCTGGGCTTCGACCTTGCCTGCGGCCAGAGCGATGGCTGCAATGACGCAACCCGTGATCAGGGCGCGCCGCTGCATGCC
This portion of the Comamonas flocculans genome encodes:
- a CDS encoding RcnB family protein gives rise to the protein MPAEKSTASLKPEAGMQRRALITGCVIAAIALAAGKVEAQPRHDRHDRRGHGRPAPHRPPRGPAVRHHGNAYRRWRRGERLPSQYRSRHYVVNNWRAHRLSRPPRGYHWVQYGADYVLVAIATGVIAQVILNQ